One segment of Macaca fascicularis isolate 582-1 chromosome 4, T2T-MFA8v1.1 DNA contains the following:
- the LOC102118459 gene encoding histone H2B type 1-N: protein MPEPSKSAPAPKKGSKKAVTKAQKKDGKKRKRSRKESYSVYVYKVLKQVHPDTGISSKAMGIMNSFVNDIFERIAGEASRLAHYNKRSTITSREIQTAVRLLLPGELAKHAVSEGTKAVTKYTSSK from the coding sequence ATGCCTGAACCCTCAAAGTCTGCTCCCGCCCCAAAGAAAGGCTCCAAGAAGGCGGTGACAAAAGCCCAGAAGAAGGACGGCAAGAAGCGCAAGCGCAGCCGCAAGGAGAGCTACTCCGTGTACGTGTACAAGGTTCTGAAGCAGGTCCACCCCGACACCGGCATCTCGTCCAAGGCCATGGGAATCATGAATTCCTTCGTCAATGACATCTTCGAGCGCATCGCGGGTGAGGCTTCCCGCCTGGCGCATTACAACAAGCGCTCGACCATCACCTCCAGGGAGATCCAGACGGCTGTGCGCCTGCTGCTCCCTGGGGAGCTGGCCAAGCACGCGGTATCGGAGGGCACCAAGGCCGTCACCAAGTACACCAGCTCCAAGTGA
- the LOC107129593 gene encoding histone H2A type 1, translating into MSGRGKQGGKARAKAKTRSSRAGLQFPVGRVHRLLRKGNYAERVGAGAPVYLAAVLEYLTAEILELAGNAARDNKKTRIIPRHLQLAIRNDEELNKLLGKVTIAQGGVLPNIQAVLLPKKTESHHKAKGK; encoded by the coding sequence ATGTCGGGACGTGGCAAGCAGGGCGGCAAAGCTCGCGCCAAAGCTAAGACCCGCTCTTCTAGGGCGGGTCTTCAGTTCCCCGTGGGCCGAGTGCACCGACTGCTCCGCAAGGGCAACTATGCCGAGCGGGTAGGTGCCGGCGCGCCTGTGTACCTGGCGGCGGTGCTGGAGTACCTGACCGCCGAGATCCTGGAGCTGGCTGGGAACGCGGCCCGAGACAACAAGAAGACCCGCATCATCCCGCGCCACCTGCAGCTGGCCATCCGCAACGACGAGGAGCTCAACAAGCTGCTTGGTAAAGTGACCATCGCCCAGGGTGGTGTTCTGCCCAACATCCAGGCCGTGCTGCTGCCTAAGAAAACTGAGAGCCACCACAAGGCCAAGGGCAAGTAG